One window from the genome of Flavobacteriales bacterium encodes:
- a CDS encoding nitroreductase family protein yields the protein MSETYPFVTYERDTYSEAEMVERSRSFYDWMDTRRTVRDFSDKPVPREVMENLIMTASTAPSGAHKQPWTFCLVGDPAIKKAIREAAEKEEYESYNGRMTDEWLKDLAPLQTDWHKEFLEIAPWLVVVFKRVYEFVDDKKKNNYYVSESVGLASGFLLTAIHHAGLVALTHTPSPMNFLSKVLDRPDNERPFLLLPVGYPAEDVKVPDLLRKPLEDVMVVY from the coding sequence ATGAGCGAGACTTATCCCTTTGTAACGTATGAGCGGGACACCTACTCCGAAGCGGAAATGGTGGAGCGTAGCCGGTCTTTTTACGACTGGATGGATACCCGCAGAACTGTTCGTGATTTCTCAGATAAACCTGTTCCCCGGGAAGTCATGGAGAATCTGATCATGACAGCATCCACCGCCCCTTCCGGAGCACATAAGCAACCATGGACGTTCTGCCTGGTCGGTGACCCTGCCATTAAAAAGGCTATCCGTGAAGCCGCTGAGAAGGAAGAATATGAAAGCTATAATGGCCGCATGACGGATGAATGGCTGAAGGATCTGGCACCTCTGCAAACAGACTGGCACAAGGAATTCCTTGAAATAGCACCATGGCTCGTAGTGGTGTTCAAACGGGTGTATGAGTTTGTAGACGACAAGAAAAAGAACAACTATTATGTGAGTGAATCCGTTGGTCTTGCTTCCGGTTTCCTTCTAACCGCCATTCATCATGCCGGATTGGTGGCATTGACCCATACCCCCAGCCCCATGAATTTTCTTTCCAAGGTGCTGGACCGTCCGGACAACGAACGTCCTTTCCTCCTTCTCCCCGTCGGATATCCGGCGGAAGATGTGAAGGTGCCTGACCTGCTCAGGAAACCATTGGAAGATGTCATGGTGGTTTATTAG